The nucleotide sequence GGGTCGAATCCAGATTCGCCCGTTACCGGTTAAGTTACTGGATGTTCCTATGGAACACATGGAAGCATTAGCGGCACTGATCCGGCCAAAGTTTCCTGATATTCAATTTGTGCATCCAAAAGACCCGACCAGACAAGCACTGCTAATTCGTTTTGCTGGTGGCCCACCCTGCGAAAACCAGACGGTCATTGATTTGCGCCGTTCGCCTGGAGATCGGCATGAAAAACTGACCGCTGCCTTCACAGCGATCTTTGACAAACCTCTTCGCATCAGTGATTGGTGAGCAGAGCCAGTTACAAGCAAAGGGGACAACCGTTGCCGTGGATGACGACGCAGAACAACGGACAGCTCAGGCGGTGACGCCCACGCGATGCAGAATTGGGATTGCGTGTCGTCTGGCCGAAATCACATGAAGTGTCTGAGTGGAGTTCGTTTAAGGCCGTCCGTGACCGCGATCGAAATCAGGATCACCAGAATCGCAAGTAGTCCTCCTTCATGCAGTGGTGTCAATCGACAGGTGAGAAATTGCACGAACGGATGGACCAGATAGATCCCAAAGCTAAGCCCGGCTAGCCAGCTTATGCAGCCAAGGGCGGGGATGTGGACGAGCCAGGCCGCTCCGATTGCTGCTGTTCCCAGGATGCAGGGGATATAAAACGCAGGTGAGTGCGTCGCAAGACACCCGATAGAAACTGCGAGGACAAGCGAGACAACGCGTAATGTCTTTCTGGATAAGCCGCCCGAATGGGGGAGCGAAAGCCCCACGGCGACAGCGGGAAATCCGAATACCCACTGTCCAAAAGGGGCGGGAAACGTGGTTGTCTCCAGAATCCAGGCGCAGATCGCGGTCGTGCCACTCACAAGCATCACGGCCGTCGCACCCGCTGTCCGTTCCGAATAATAAATATAGGCCAGCAATGGTCGCGCAAGACAGGTGACGAGAAAGGCAAAGGGGAGATACCACAGGTGAAGTGATGTGCCTGCCAGGAATGCCCATTCGTTAGCGGGATGCCTGGAGATCTCTTTGAGCCCTTGTGATTTGATCAGGTTCGCGCCTCCGTAGACGGCGCACCAGAACAGCCATGGCAACAGAAGTCGCTTCGCTCGCTTCACGACCATCAGGGAGAAGGGCGCTGATGCACCGGGCGCCGTAGCAAGCCCCAAAGATAACGCGATGAGTGCAGGCAAGCCGGCATAAGCCAGGAATTTTCCCGGCCCCTTACAGTGGAACCAGACAACTCCGAGAGCAGAGACAATCCGAAGCAAATCCAGCGCTACATTCCGGTTTGATCTCGCGGCTGTGACGGATGGCAACTCGCTCGTCTGGACCGATTGCACGTCAGTGCTCATATCGGTCGTTCCTGTGTCTACTCAAGCTTAGCCTCGTCCGTGACTGAGTCGCTGAAAAACTCGTCACAATAAAAAGTCCTGGTCGCCTAGTTCAACGGTGTCTAGTGATTTCGGCCCCTCAACCAGGCCGCTGCGACTCTAAAGTGCTTGCTCTCAAAAACATAGAATCGCGTCTCGCGTTGTTAGCAACTTCCATTCCAGCAGGCGAAAGAAGGTGCGAATGGCATGAAGAATGGATCTCACTGCACGCGTTGGAAACTCTTTACTAACTTGGCGGAAAAGTTTTTTCAATCTCGGAAGAATTTCTTGCCTGCACTTGTTGTGTTTCGGAGGACATCCGCCACAAACCGCTGCGAAAAGTGCTGAGAACTGAGGCGGATCGCCCCACTTCAAGAGTTTTGCATCGGTGGATCTTGATGGGTTTGGCTTAGGAATCAGAATTAAATTGTTGGCTGGAAGGTCGGACGCTCGGGTTCCCCGATTTCCTCGCACGGGGTTTGTATCGAGAGTCGAAGGCATCCTCCATGCTTCCTGTCTATTCCCGGTCAGCGAGACCGGAGGTTCGTTCAAGGGTTGTGTGCTCTTTTTTAGGAAAAGTTGGGTGGTTTGTGGAAGGATGGGCGAAGTCCCCTCGGAACGAGAGCAGACTCGGTTCAAGCGTTTTCGCCCACCCACCTCAATGTTACGATCAATTCAGGTTCACCTCGGGTGCGCAGGCTCTCGTCTGCGATTCCTCCCGGCCTTTCGATCGACGTCATCCAGCTGCGGTTGTCGCGCGAACTCGTCACTGGTCGTTCAGCGCGCGTTGATCACCTCGGCAGATTCAGTTCCTCTGGAAATCACAAGTTCTTTTCAGGACGGCGTTTGCAACAAGTGCGCCATGCTCGCTTCACCGGCGTTTGGGGAGACTTGCTTGAGTGTTGCCCGTCTGAATTTTGGCGAGATCTCTCCAAGGAAGGTACTCCGCGGAGGCTGAACGTCCCTAGCTCGGCCGAGAAATCCTCCCGGGAAACGCGTCTCTGAGTGTCAACTCTGCTCCGATTTGCTCCACGAGGGTGGGGTGTCGTGTACTAGACAAGTACTTGACAGCGATACTGAAATATGTATCGAACAGTCTTGACTCAAATCCTGATTAACGAGTAGAAGACCGACGATGCGACACAGCCATTCGTGCTGTAATGCAGTAAACACTAATGTCAGCGTTGATTTTATCGACGCGTGGAAATAGTCCAAATCTGTTGTTCGCAGGTGAAGTTGAGATAAGTACATTGTTTTAGTCTTTATCCATAACACCTGTAATTAGATTTCAAATTAAGTGTACGGTCCAGTCTAACGATTATTTCCTTTCCGCCCGGAAGTGAATAAAACCGACAGGATCAGATCATCACTTGAGTGTTGTCGCCGACTTCCGGTCCATCACGCTAAGAGATGTTGTGTCGGGCTCAATTGATGTCTCCAGGCATACTTCGTAACGTGTGATTAGCGGCAGTCTACGGACTATCGTTTGAGCGTGCTTTTCCGTGCGCTTGTAACCCGCCTGAATGCCCCTCTACTGCCCATCTTATTTTCGATTCATAAACACTCCTCCTGGAATGGGGGAGTGTCTGATCTTAAGCCTCTGTAAATTTTGACTAGAACGGAGACTGGACCAATGGGTTCTCGTACGCGACAGGTCTCAACCATTCTGATGGCGGCACTTGTCGCATTGGTGAATTCAGGTGCAATTGCAGGTCCCGGCGCGTCCACGCCGGCCGCACCAAGAAAAGTTTTCTTCGCGGACCCCTCAAAAGGCTCAACGACGAAGGGCGATGGATCGGCGAAAAAGCCGTGGGGGTCACTTCAGTCGATCATTGATGCAAACTTGATCGACGGCAGGGCTCGATCAAATGGGAAAGTCGGTCCGGGTGATTTGATTTATCTGATGTCGGGTAATCATGGAGACATTGGAATCTGGGGCCCATCGCACACCAATGCTGACTTCATCACGATTCAGGCAGGTCCGAGTCAGACGCCCATCATCAAAACGATGACGATGTCGAACTGTGAAAAATGGGTCGTGCGAGGTGTGACATTTGAGAATATTCCCAAGGCTGGGGACCGTAAGGTTCTTCTGAATATTCAGCAGTCCAATGAGGTGATCATTGACGCGAATAAATTTCGCTCGCAAGCAGACGTCCGCAAGTGGAGTCCCCGCAACTGGGCCACGCTGAGTGCCCCCCACGCGATATTTACGAACAAGCTCACGAATTCGACCATCAGCAAGAATATTATCACGAATGTAGAGAACGGGATCGCGGTGTCAGGCGATTCGCTGGACGTGTCAAACAATTCAGTTGACTATTTCGCGAATGACGGAATTCAGTTCACCGCAAGCAATTCAATTATCAGTCGTAACCGCATTACGAATCATTACGGTCTGTGGAACAATGGTTACCATCATGACGGGATGCAAGGTTATACCGCATGGGACGAACGGAATACGAAGAACGTCGTTGTGGATGGAAATACCGTCCTGGCTTCGACCGGCGCGTACCCGCTGATTCCTCCGGTGTCCACCGGTCAGGGTGATGACTATATGCAGGGAATCGTGATCTTTCAGGGGGACTGGGATAACTTAACGGTCACTAATAATGTCGTCGGAGCCGCCGGATTCCACGGCCTCTCCCTGTTCAATCTCAAGAATTCGTCCGTATTGAATAACACCATCATTTCGCAGGCGAAGAACCACGATTCGTGGCTAGGTATCTTCGGGGAATACAAGAATGTCGTCGTCCGAAACAATATCGCGACGACGTATTCCCTTCCCGAGAAGGGAGTGCTGTTCGATTCAAACCTGGCATTCACGAAAAGCTGGCAGCCGTGGCAGCGATCGATCCCCTACACGTCACCGGAAAAAGTATTCACGAAGTGGTCGCCCTCAACCGCCCAGTTTGATTTTCGGCTCGCTAAAAACAGCTACGCGATTGGTCGCGGTAGCACCCGAAACTTCGCCCCCCGCGATATCGTCTACGTCAATCGAAAACCGCAGGTGGTGGATATGGGAGCCTACGTTCACAGTCGCTGATCGTGCCCGCGAGTACTGTGTGAGCCTGGGTGGTCAGAGATTCGCCTCGTGCCCCTGACATTCCTCGACGGCATCGATCAATCGGTCGATGTCGTCGTTTGTGTTATAGAGATGGCAAGACACCCTGAGGAACGATTGGTCGCAGCAATTTGTGACCGGTATTTCGATCCTGTAGCGTTCACGCAAACGTTGTTGGATTGGATGCATGGCGTTGGGCTTTGGCTTCTTCCAACCGTCATTTTTCAGAGGGATGGCGATCATCGAGGCATACCACTGAATCGAGTCCGGAATCCAGGCAGTCTGTCCCCAGCGGGATTCCATTTTCTGTCGAGCCGACGCAGCCAATTGATGCGTCCAGAGACGAAACTGCTCAAGTCCCGCCTGTTCCATGAATCTGATGGCTGCGGGCACCGCGAGATATGGAGCAGGGTCCCTTGTTCCGAGCCAGTTCAACTGGTCCTGCCACCGTTCTGGTCTGCCACCCAGGCTTCGACCCCAACTCGTTACAGGCGACGTCAGGCTTCGTTGGTGTTGGCGCTTCACGTACAGGAATCCCGAACCAAATGGCGCGCAGAGCCACTTATGCAAGCTGGCGCAATAGTAATCGCAGTCGAGTTCACCCAGGTTGATGTCACGCATCGCGATGGCGTGAGGTCCATCGACGCAGACGGGGATCCCGCGGGCGCGTGCTTCACGGCAGATCTCTGCGACAGGAAGAACAATGGCTGAGGGCGAAGTCACATGGCTGACGACAATTAGCCTGGTCCGAGGGGTAACAGCGTCGAAGATGGATTTCACGACGGCGGCAGCGGGATCGCTGCCATTTTGCTGACCGGAAGCGATTTCCGCCGTGGTCTCAGGGGTTGATCCGAGTCCGAGCTTCGCTGTGACAACGCGGGCTCCTGTCTGCTGGCATCGTTGCCTCCAGATTCGAAACACGGCTCCGTATTCATGATCATTCAGCAAAACCTCGTCGCCAGCCTGCAGAGGTAGGCTGGCGGCAACCACGTTCATTCCCACGGTCGCATTATCAACAAACACCATATCTCTGGCGTCTGCTCCAACGAATCGCGCCAGCACGCTCATGGCTTCATCGAGCGCCGGTTCCATCTGCCTGAGATAGAAATCCATCGGCTGGCGTTCCAACCGTCGGGACCAGCCTTCACGGCATTCTTGCACGACGCGGGGCGAGGGGCCGAACGAGCCGTGATTAAGGTACGTGATATCTTCGGGAATTGACCATTCGGATCGTGGCGGGGGTACATAGTTCAAGCAAATGCCCCTTCGTGAAAACGGAACTTGCATGCCCCAGAGGGCGTATTTCTGGGGTTACTGGTGTGTGTGTTCTGCACCAGGAAACTCGCCATCCCGTACTTCCTGCAAGTAGCGTGTCGTCGCCTCGAGAATCACTGATTGAAGATCGGCGTAGCGCTTCAAGAATTTGGGATGGAACTGCTGATTCATCCCCAGCATGTCATGGCACACCAGGACCTGCCCGTCACAATCGGGGCCCGCACCAATTCCGATGGTGGGGATGGAGAGTTCTCTGGTAATGCGTGCGGCAATGGATTGCGGCATCAGTTCCAGCACCACTCCGAAGGCACCAGCATCTTCGGCAGCCTTGGCATCGGCCAGGAGGGCTTCCTCGTTGCGCTGTACCTTAGACATCCCTCCCATTTTCATGACTGACTGGGGACGCATGCCGACGTGTGCCATGACGGGCAAATCGGCAGCGGCCAGTGCACGAATTGTGTCAGCCTGGTGGACGCCCCCTTCCAGTTTGACCGCTCCCGCTCCGGTTTCTTTCAGAATTCGTCCGGCATTTTCAAGCGCCTGTGTCGAGCTGACCTGATAAGACATAAAAGGGAGATCGACGATGACAAGAGCTCTTGAGGTGGCTCGCACGACCATTTCGCCGTGGTAAATCATCTCATCGAGGGTGACAGGGACTGTGGAGGATTTCCCCTGTACCACCATCCCCAACGAATCGCCCA is from Schlesneria sp. DSM 10557 and encodes:
- a CDS encoding acyltransferase family protein, which produces MSTDVQSVQTSELPSVTAARSNRNVALDLLRIVSALGVVWFHCKGPGKFLAYAGLPALIALSLGLATAPGASAPFSLMVVKRAKRLLLPWLFWCAVYGGANLIKSQGLKEISRHPANEWAFLAGTSLHLWYLPFAFLVTCLARPLLAYIYYSERTAGATAVMLVSGTTAICAWILETTTFPAPFGQWVFGFPAVAVGLSLPHSGGLSRKTLRVVSLVLAVSIGCLATHSPAFYIPCILGTAAIGAAWLVHIPALGCISWLAGLSFGIYLVHPFVQFLTCRLTPLHEGGLLAILVILISIAVTDGLKRTPLRHFM
- a CDS encoding aminotransferase class V-fold PLP-dependent enzyme; translated protein: MNYVPPPRSEWSIPEDITYLNHGSFGPSPRVVQECREGWSRRLERQPMDFYLRQMEPALDEAMSVLARFVGADARDMVFVDNATVGMNVVAASLPLQAGDEVLLNDHEYGAVFRIWRQRCQQTGARVVTAKLGLGSTPETTAEIASGQQNGSDPAAAVVKSIFDAVTPRTRLIVVSHVTSPSAIVLPVAEICREARARGIPVCVDGPHAIAMRDINLGELDCDYYCASLHKWLCAPFGSGFLYVKRQHQRSLTSPVTSWGRSLGGRPERWQDQLNWLGTRDPAPYLAVPAAIRFMEQAGLEQFRLWTHQLAASARQKMESRWGQTAWIPDSIQWYASMIAIPLKNDGWKKPKPNAMHPIQQRLRERYRIEIPVTNCCDQSFLRVSCHLYNTNDDIDRLIDAVEECQGHEANL
- the panB gene encoding 3-methyl-2-oxobutanoate hydroxymethyltransferase codes for the protein MSESHPSTPKISPMSVPKFAAAKGREKKLTVLTAYDFAFARLFDQAGVDAILVGDSLGMVVQGKSSTVPVTLDEMIYHGEMVVRATSRALVIVDLPFMSYQVSSTQALENAGRILKETGAGAVKLEGGVHQADTIRALAAADLPVMAHVGMRPQSVMKMGGMSKVQRNEEALLADAKAAEDAGAFGVVLELMPQSIAARITRELSIPTIGIGAGPDCDGQVLVCHDMLGMNQQFHPKFLKRYADLQSVILEATTRYLQEVRDGEFPGAEHTHQ